The proteins below are encoded in one region of Pseudomonas ekonensis:
- a CDS encoding siderophore-interacting protein produces the protein MASANPYKLFDVVLRRKVQLTPHLMRITLAGSAVTEMATWAPDQRVKLFFPAADGSPSKLSQGEGWYSRFRAMLADRRPAMRTYTIRQLRADLGEVDVDFVLHGETGPASRWALRAQPGASMQMLAPDRRFSAQEAGGFEWKPPQALRHVLLVADPTALPAAMGILEALAPLAEPPQVQAYFEVDTAQDMLPVPDWPGLSVQWLVREQAGGAVAGALMVEAVKAAALPVDSSPAGRAVELADVDIDKEILWEIAEASAEGFYGWVAGESAAVMSLRRHLIKERGIPRESLNLMGYWRYNKAGS, from the coding sequence ATGGCCTCCGCCAACCCCTACAAGCTGTTCGATGTCGTATTGCGCCGCAAGGTCCAGCTGACTCCGCATCTGATGAGGATCACGCTGGCCGGTTCCGCCGTCACGGAAATGGCGACATGGGCGCCCGATCAGCGGGTGAAGCTGTTCTTTCCGGCGGCTGACGGTTCGCCCTCGAAGCTGTCGCAGGGGGAAGGCTGGTACAGTCGCTTCCGGGCGATGCTGGCCGACCGGCGTCCGGCGATGCGCACCTACACCATTCGCCAGCTGCGTGCGGATCTTGGCGAGGTGGATGTCGATTTTGTCCTGCATGGCGAAACCGGCCCGGCTTCCCGTTGGGCGTTGAGGGCGCAGCCGGGAGCGTCCATGCAGATGCTGGCGCCCGACCGGCGTTTTTCGGCCCAGGAGGCCGGGGGCTTCGAATGGAAGCCGCCGCAGGCGCTCAGGCACGTTCTGCTGGTCGCCGATCCGACAGCATTGCCGGCGGCCATGGGGATCCTTGAAGCCTTGGCGCCGCTCGCGGAGCCGCCCCAGGTTCAGGCCTACTTCGAGGTCGATACTGCGCAGGACATGCTCCCGGTTCCCGACTGGCCTGGGCTTTCGGTGCAGTGGCTTGTCCGGGAGCAGGCGGGTGGCGCCGTGGCGGGAGCGCTGATGGTGGAGGCGGTGAAGGCGGCGGCATTGCCTGTCGACTCGTCGCCGGCGGGGCGGGCGGTCGAATTGGCCGATGTCGATATCGACAAAGAGATTCTTTGGGAAATCGCTGAAGCGTCCGCCGAAGGTTTCTATGGCTGGGTCGCCGGTGAATCTGCTGCCGTCATGAGCCTGCGTCGGCATCTGATCAAGGAGCGCGGCATTCCTCGCGAATCGCTCAACCTGATGGGCTATTGGCGCTACAACAAGGCCGGCAGTTGA
- a CDS encoding endonuclease, translating to MSVRCFALLLLFISLGAQAGAPRTFTEAKKVAWKLYAPQSTEFYCGCKYTGNKVDLAACGYVPRKNAKRASRIEWEHIVPAWEFGHQRQCWQEGGRKNCTRYDPSYQKAEADLHNLVPSIGEVNGDRSNFSYGWLPEQKGQYGACLTQVDFKAKKVMPRPSIRGMIARTYFYMSKQYGLRLSKQDRQLYEAWDKTYPVQDWERQRNQSVACVMGRGNDFVGPVNLKACG from the coding sequence TTCCCTGGGAGCCCAAGCCGGCGCCCCACGCACCTTCACCGAAGCCAAGAAGGTCGCCTGGAAGCTCTACGCTCCGCAATCGACCGAGTTCTACTGCGGCTGCAAGTACACCGGCAACAAGGTCGATCTTGCCGCATGCGGTTACGTGCCCCGCAAAAACGCCAAACGCGCATCGCGCATCGAGTGGGAGCACATTGTTCCGGCCTGGGAATTCGGCCACCAGCGCCAGTGCTGGCAGGAAGGCGGACGCAAGAACTGCACCCGCTACGATCCGTCCTACCAAAAGGCCGAGGCCGATCTGCACAACCTGGTACCGAGCATCGGCGAGGTCAACGGTGACCGCAGCAACTTCAGCTACGGATGGCTGCCGGAACAGAAAGGCCAATACGGCGCATGCCTGACCCAGGTCGACTTCAAGGCCAAGAAAGTCATGCCCCGCCCCTCGATTCGCGGCATGATCGCCCGGACGTACTTCTACATGAGCAAACAGTACGGCCTGCGGCTGTCAAAACAGGACCGCCAGTTGTATGAGGCGTGGGACAAGACCTACCCGGTGCAGGACTGGGAACGGCAACGCAACCAGAGCGTGGCGTGCGTGATGGGACGCGGCAACGACTTCGTCGGGCCGGTGAACCTGAAAGCGTGCGGCTGA
- a CDS encoding SPOR domain-containing protein, translating into MRKLVWVVAALALAGCGEGKNVAGQKPQPAAVTSSAVAPAAQWDLEVRGETTQAVSDLSGWLIEHAFVPNVIKDAAGNTRILLGPFNSKAEAEARQADLSAALVRAKKQNIESLIIERNAVQ; encoded by the coding sequence GTGCGCAAACTGGTCTGGGTCGTCGCGGCATTGGCATTGGCGGGTTGTGGAGAGGGCAAGAATGTCGCGGGGCAAAAGCCGCAGCCGGCTGCGGTGACGTCGTCCGCTGTCGCTCCTGCTGCCCAGTGGGATCTGGAAGTGCGCGGTGAAACCACGCAGGCGGTCAGCGACCTGAGCGGCTGGTTGATCGAGCATGCCTTCGTGCCTAACGTCATCAAGGATGCCGCCGGCAATACCCGCATCCTGTTAGGGCCGTTCAACTCCAAGGCCGAAGCCGAGGCGCGCCAGGCAGATCTGAGCGCTGCGCTGGTGCGGGCGAAAAAGCAGAACATCGAATCGCTGATCATCGAGCGCAATGCGGTGCAGTGA